The Candidatus Eisenbacteria bacterium genome includes a window with the following:
- a CDS encoding ABC transporter ATP-binding protein, translating to MPATTLHAPADAHASSDAPAVETRDLRRIFKTSRGGAEVRALDGVSIRIERGEVFGLLGPNGAGKTTLIKILSTLLFPTTGEARVAGHDVVAQSHEVRRRIALVSGGESSGYGILTVRECLWMFGQFYGVPSAESWRRADELIKIVQLEDQSSSRINRLSTGQRQRMNFARGFMSDPEILFLDEPTLGMDVNAARILREYVATWVRERPGRTVLLTTHYMAEAEQLCDRIAIVDRGKVLACDSTPALRRQVQGGQHVELELRAAGAIASDVMPIPDLNAVWGAPHPDRGTRSLKFRLPPERSLGEVLRVLEAQGLGVEGVATRETSLEDVFIAIVGRGLEDTGEST from the coding sequence ATGCCCGCCACCACTCTGCATGCTCCAGCCGACGCACACGCGTCGTCCGACGCGCCGGCCGTCGAAACCCGCGATTTGCGCCGCATCTTCAAGACCTCGCGCGGCGGGGCCGAAGTGCGCGCGCTCGACGGGGTCTCGATCCGCATCGAGCGCGGCGAGGTGTTCGGTCTGCTGGGCCCGAACGGCGCCGGCAAGACCACGCTCATCAAGATCTTGAGCACGCTGCTGTTCCCGACCACCGGCGAGGCGCGGGTGGCCGGTCACGATGTGGTGGCGCAGTCGCACGAGGTGCGGCGGCGCATCGCCCTGGTGTCGGGCGGCGAGTCGAGCGGCTACGGCATCCTCACGGTGCGCGAGTGCCTGTGGATGTTCGGCCAGTTCTACGGTGTGCCGTCCGCCGAGTCGTGGCGGCGTGCGGATGAGCTGATCAAGATCGTTCAGCTCGAGGATCAGTCGAGCTCCCGCATCAACCGGCTCTCGACCGGCCAGCGCCAGCGCATGAACTTCGCGCGCGGCTTCATGAGCGACCCCGAAATCCTGTTCCTCGACGAGCCGACACTCGGAATGGACGTGAACGCGGCGCGCATCCTGCGCGAATACGTCGCGACCTGGGTGCGCGAACGGCCGGGTCGCACGGTGCTGCTGACCACGCACTACATGGCCGAGGCCGAGCAGTTGTGCGATCGCATCGCGATCGTGGATCGCGGCAAGGTGCTGGCGTGCGACAGCACCCCGGCGCTGAGGCGTCAGGTGCAGGGCGGGCAGCACGTCGAGCTGGAGCTGCGCGCCGCCGGCGCGATCGCCTCCGACGTCATGCCGATCCCCGATCTCAACGCAGTGTGGGGAGCGCCGCACCCCGACCGCGGCACCCGCTCGCTCAAGTTCCGCCTGCCGCCCGAGCGCTCGCTCGGCGAGGTGTTGCGGGTGCTCGAAGCGCAGGGTCTCGGTGTCGAGGGCGTGGCCACGCGCGAGACCTCGCTCGAGGACGTGTTCATCGCGATCGTCGGCCGCGGCCTCGAGGACACCGGAGAGAGCACGTGA
- a CDS encoding class I SAM-dependent methyltransferase, producing the protein MTPAAAASIATVAIDQCRACGGRDLVPLAFRYEHRGARFPLVECRACGMRFLAVQPAPEALGELYDARYFEGEYRCGRAELPATDETAFRAEDDGLLEEFARLRPPGRLLEVGSAYGWLLKHARERGWKAQGVELSAEGVAHARSLGLEVSHGDLHSAHLPDAAFDLVYMGDVLEHVPDCRATLVEVRRVLTPGGHLYLRGPITTHSLARTIGLAIYGACGRVLVEHGPPYHLWEFRPRPLARMLEASGLEVVEMRQSKIPPGRLRGNKSALHVAAMTALDAVNVPLTNLFNARGDRAVVVATRATSERSTPR; encoded by the coding sequence GTGACGCCCGCAGCCGCCGCGTCGATCGCCACGGTTGCGATCGATCAGTGTCGCGCGTGCGGCGGGCGCGACCTGGTACCGCTCGCGTTTCGCTACGAGCATCGCGGTGCGCGATTCCCGTTGGTCGAGTGCCGCGCGTGCGGCATGCGATTTCTGGCGGTGCAGCCCGCGCCGGAAGCACTCGGTGAGCTGTACGATGCGCGCTACTTCGAAGGTGAGTACCGCTGCGGGCGCGCCGAGCTGCCGGCGACCGACGAGACCGCGTTTCGCGCCGAGGATGACGGACTGCTCGAAGAATTCGCGCGCCTGCGGCCACCCGGCCGCCTGCTCGAAGTGGGCTCCGCGTACGGTTGGCTGCTGAAGCACGCACGAGAGCGCGGGTGGAAGGCGCAGGGTGTGGAGCTGTCGGCCGAGGGCGTGGCGCACGCGCGATCGCTCGGACTCGAGGTCTCGCACGGCGATCTTCACTCGGCGCATTTGCCGGATGCCGCGTTCGATCTCGTCTACATGGGCGACGTACTCGAACACGTGCCGGACTGCCGCGCGACACTCGTCGAGGTCCGCCGCGTGCTGACGCCCGGTGGGCATCTGTACCTGCGCGGGCCGATCACGACGCACTCACTTGCGCGGACGATCGGGCTCGCCATCTATGGGGCATGCGGGCGCGTGCTCGTGGAGCATGGGCCGCCCTATCACCTGTGGGAGTTTCGGCCGCGCCCGCTGGCACGAATGCTCGAGGCGAGCGGCCTCGAAGTCGTCGAGATGCGGCAGAGCAAGATTCCTCCGGGGCGACTGCGCGGTAACAAGTCGGCGCTGCATGTGGCCGCGATGACGGCGCTCGATGCGGTGAATGTGCCGCTCACGAACCTGTTCAACGCGCGCGGCGATCGGGCAGTGGTGGTGGCGACTCGCGCGACTTCCGAGCGAAGTACTCCACGATGA
- the mnmA gene encoding tRNA 2-thiouridine(34) synthase MnmA — protein sequence MSGGVDSAVAAALLAEQGHEVTGVTMKLWCYGSAPLSPRACCTLDAIGDARAVAQRMGFSHFVVEAEEVFRTRVLQPFLDAYANGRTPHPCSLCNQHLKFGDLIARLELVGAEWLVTGHYARIERAADGSWALLRAVDPDKDQSYALAMVPYASLSRARFPLGALAKHQVRAHAERLELRVWDKPESQDLCFVPDGDYAGFATSKLGETRGTAPGAFVSANGEAVGEHRGIFHYTVGQRRGLGIAGGERLYVLQIDAPSNTVTVGPRAALERGALRTDAMNWMLPAAPPDGTRVDAKVRSRHVAAAATIHACEGGGVEVRFDTPQTAIAPGQTCVLYEGDRVLGGAAIAAAVA from the coding sequence ATGAGCGGCGGCGTCGACTCGGCGGTCGCGGCCGCACTGCTCGCCGAGCAGGGCCACGAGGTGACGGGCGTCACCATGAAGCTGTGGTGCTACGGCTCGGCGCCTCTGAGCCCGCGCGCCTGCTGCACCCTCGACGCGATCGGCGACGCGCGCGCGGTCGCACAGCGCATGGGCTTCTCGCACTTCGTGGTCGAGGCCGAGGAGGTGTTCCGCACCCGCGTGCTGCAGCCGTTCCTCGATGCATACGCGAACGGCCGCACCCCGCACCCGTGTTCGCTGTGCAACCAGCACTTGAAGTTCGGCGACCTGATCGCGCGGCTCGAGCTGGTCGGAGCCGAGTGGCTCGTCACCGGGCACTACGCGCGTATCGAGCGGGCCGCCGACGGATCGTGGGCGCTGCTGCGCGCGGTCGATCCTGACAAGGATCAGAGCTACGCACTCGCGATGGTGCCCTACGCTTCGCTCTCGCGTGCTCGCTTCCCGCTCGGAGCGCTCGCCAAGCACCAGGTGCGAGCGCATGCCGAGCGCCTGGAGTTGCGAGTGTGGGACAAGCCCGAGAGCCAGGACCTGTGCTTCGTGCCGGACGGCGACTACGCGGGCTTCGCGACCTCGAAGCTCGGCGAGACGCGTGGGACCGCGCCTGGCGCATTCGTTTCGGCGAACGGTGAGGCGGTCGGCGAACACCGTGGCATCTTCCACTACACCGTCGGCCAGAGGCGCGGCCTCGGGATCGCCGGCGGCGAGCGGCTCTACGTGCTGCAGATCGATGCGCCATCGAACACCGTCACGGTCGGTCCACGCGCGGCACTCGAGCGCGGTGCGCTCCGCACCGACGCGATGAACTGGATGCTGCCGGCCGCGCCGCCGGACGGCACGCGGGTGGACGCGAAGGTTCGGTCGCGCCACGTGGCCGCCGCGGCGACGATTCACGCCTGCGAAGGCGGTGGTGTGGAAGTGCGCTTCGACACTCCGCAGACTGCGATCGCGCCGGGGCAGACGTGCGTGCTCTACGAAGGCGATCGCGTGCTGGGCGGGGCGGCGATCGCAGCCGCGGTCGCGTGA
- a CDS encoding cysteine desulfurase — MTYLDHNASTPVRPEVTQALAALLASTGANPSSLHGDGQAVRAVVEHARREVAALVHARPEDVAFTSGGTEADHLALVGGAWALRERGRRVAISTVEHHAVHGAAEWLVELGFTVEHLPCDRSGIVDPARIDALPADTTLVALMLANNETGVIQPVADATARAHARGMRVHCDAVQAVGKIPVDLSALDVDYLALSAHKFGGMKGAGALITRRDAPLAPLFRGSAQERGRRAGTENVPGIRALGFASALATRELAEQSTRWRELRRRFETGLRERVPDAVVHGESAPRLPNTVNFSVPGARSDNLLMALDAHGVAVSAGAACASGAVEPSPVLTAMGVPRELAVCALRVSFGHPTTEGDIDAALAALAEVVPRVRAVTAGSPA, encoded by the coding sequence ATGACCTATCTCGATCACAACGCTTCGACCCCGGTGCGGCCCGAAGTCACGCAGGCTCTCGCAGCGCTGCTGGCTTCGACCGGCGCCAATCCGTCGAGCCTGCACGGCGACGGTCAGGCGGTGCGTGCGGTGGTCGAGCACGCGCGTCGCGAAGTCGCCGCGCTGGTTCACGCGCGCCCCGAGGACGTCGCGTTCACGAGCGGCGGGACCGAGGCGGATCACCTGGCACTGGTGGGCGGGGCGTGGGCGCTGCGCGAGCGCGGGCGGCGCGTGGCGATTTCGACGGTCGAGCATCACGCCGTGCACGGTGCGGCCGAGTGGCTGGTCGAGCTGGGCTTCACGGTCGAGCACCTGCCGTGCGACCGCTCGGGGATCGTGGATCCCGCGCGCATCGACGCGCTGCCGGCTGACACCACACTGGTCGCGCTGATGCTCGCGAACAACGAGACCGGCGTGATTCAGCCGGTCGCCGACGCCACCGCTCGCGCTCATGCGCGCGGCATGCGAGTGCACTGCGACGCGGTTCAGGCGGTCGGCAAGATCCCGGTCGACCTCTCGGCGCTCGACGTGGACTATCTGGCGCTCTCGGCGCACAAATTCGGCGGCATGAAGGGTGCCGGCGCGCTCATCACGCGCCGCGACGCACCGCTCGCCCCGTTGTTTCGCGGCAGCGCTCAGGAGCGCGGACGCCGCGCCGGCACCGAGAACGTGCCGGGCATTCGAGCGCTCGGCTTCGCCAGCGCGCTCGCCACGCGCGAGCTGGCGGAGCAGTCGACGCGGTGGCGCGAGCTGAGGCGCCGGTTCGAGACCGGCCTGCGCGAGCGGGTGCCGGACGCGGTGGTCCACGGCGAGTCGGCGCCGCGGCTTCCGAACACCGTGAACTTCTCGGTCCCGGGTGCGCGAAGCGACAATCTGCTCATGGCGCTCGACGCGCACGGTGTGGCGGTGTCCGCCGGAGCGGCGTGCGCGTCGGGAGCGGTCGAGCCGTCGCCGGTGCTGACCGCGATGGGCGTTCCGCGCGAGCTCGCGGTGTGCGCGCTGCGCGTTTCGTTCGGCCACCCGACGACCGAAGGCGACATCGACGCGGCACTCGCGGCACTTGCGGAAGTGGTTCCGCGGGTCCGCGCGGTGACCGCAGGGAGTCCGGCGTGA
- a CDS encoding tetratricopeptide repeat protein, translating into MKRLSAWTPIVALVALCAALPLAPAHGAPASNVPTTTAAQATPAKTGAADVDSLSLLEIAVARDSSKFETLYKLGVLYMDRDRSAEAVRVLMRANKVKPKNVKVLVNIGAAYDALGRADGAQNFYKQALAVSPNDSIAMCRLASSMYAQGKYQESIDQLREVISASPGAYCAYFTLGVAFADAGLYRDAVRMWQTVIKLSPGSPEAVSARESIDILSKFIGE; encoded by the coding sequence GTGAAGCGTCTGTCCGCATGGACCCCGATCGTCGCGCTGGTCGCGCTGTGCGCCGCGCTTCCGCTGGCGCCCGCGCATGGTGCGCCTGCCTCGAATGTTCCGACCACCACGGCCGCGCAAGCGACGCCCGCCAAGACCGGCGCGGCCGACGTCGACAGCCTGTCGCTGCTCGAGATCGCGGTGGCGCGTGATTCGAGCAAGTTCGAGACGCTCTACAAGCTCGGCGTGCTCTACATGGATCGCGATCGTTCGGCCGAAGCGGTGCGCGTGCTGATGCGCGCGAACAAGGTCAAGCCCAAGAACGTGAAGGTGCTGGTCAACATCGGCGCCGCCTACGACGCGCTCGGCCGCGCGGACGGAGCGCAGAACTTCTACAAGCAGGCACTCGCGGTGTCGCCGAACGACTCGATCGCGATGTGCCGGCTCGCGAGCTCCATGTACGCGCAGGGCAAGTATCAGGAGTCGATCGATCAGCTGCGCGAGGTGATCTCGGCGAGTCCCGGCGCCTATTGCGCCTACTTCACACTCGGCGTCGCATTCGCCGACGCCGGGCTCTATCGCGACGCGGTGCGCATGTGGCAGACGGTGATCAAACTGTCGCCGGGCTCGCCCGAAGCCGTGAGTGCTCGCGAGAGCATCGACATCCTCTCGAAATTCATCGGAGAGTAG